Proteins encoded in a region of the Haloarchaeobius salinus genome:
- a CDS encoding PstS family phosphate ABC transporter substrate-binding protein: protein MAEDRINRREFVAAAGSTLGALGLAGCVENDRVRAGGGGGLAGTIDIAGSSTVFPLATAMSERFKLTHDGVDFNLQSTGSGGGFANHFCPGRTDFNNASRPIKSQEQETCTSNGVEPVELTVATDALTVIVNNDADWIESVTVEELATIWSGEEQPQRWSDVNADWPDEPIELYGPSDASGTYDYFIEAILHGGESELTHRQDYSATEQDRTIIQGVEGSEFAIGYMGYAYYSENTERVTALPVDDGDGPVEPSLETAKSGEYSPLSRPLFTYPAKGSLAKEHVASFARFWLANATNREIVADEVGYVPLDAEQQAEQLATLEAAILEANTG from the coding sequence ATGGCAGAGGACCGAATCAACCGACGGGAGTTCGTGGCGGCCGCGGGGAGCACGCTCGGTGCACTCGGCCTCGCCGGTTGCGTCGAGAACGACCGTGTCCGCGCGGGTGGAGGCGGCGGACTCGCCGGCACCATCGACATCGCCGGCTCCTCGACCGTCTTCCCCCTCGCGACGGCGATGTCCGAGCGGTTCAAGCTAACCCACGACGGCGTCGATTTCAACCTCCAGTCCACCGGCTCCGGTGGCGGCTTCGCGAACCACTTCTGCCCGGGACGGACCGACTTCAACAACGCTTCGCGTCCCATCAAGTCACAGGAGCAGGAGACCTGCACGTCGAACGGCGTCGAACCGGTCGAGCTGACCGTCGCGACCGACGCGCTGACCGTCATCGTCAACAACGACGCCGACTGGATCGAGTCGGTGACCGTCGAGGAGCTCGCGACCATCTGGTCCGGCGAGGAGCAGCCCCAGCGGTGGTCCGACGTGAACGCCGACTGGCCCGACGAGCCCATCGAACTGTACGGTCCCTCCGACGCCTCGGGAACGTACGACTACTTCATCGAGGCCATCCTCCACGGCGGCGAGAGCGAACTGACTCACCGCCAGGACTACTCCGCGACCGAACAGGACCGCACCATCATCCAGGGTGTCGAGGGCTCCGAGTTCGCGATAGGCTACATGGGCTACGCCTACTACAGCGAGAACACCGAGCGCGTGACGGCACTCCCCGTCGACGACGGCGACGGCCCGGTCGAACCGTCGCTGGAGACCGCCAAGTCCGGCGAGTACAGTCCGCTCTCGCGACCGCTGTTCACCTACCCGGCGAAGGGGTCGCTCGCGAAGGAACACGTCGCGTCGTTCGCGCGCTTCTGGCTCGCGAACGCGACGAACCGGGAGATAGTCGCCGACGAGGTCGGCTACGTCCCGCTCGACGCCGAACAGCAGGCCGAACAGCTGGCGACGCTGGAGGCGGCGATACTGGAGGCAAACACCGGGTAA
- a CDS encoding HVO_2523 family zinc finger protein: MDVTADDARADRTCPMCDERLFKRHCKYVCPQHGVVVDCSDPFTF, translated from the coding sequence GTGGACGTGACGGCCGACGACGCCCGCGCCGACCGGACCTGTCCGATGTGCGACGAGCGGCTGTTCAAGCGTCACTGCAAGTACGTCTGTCCGCAACACGGCGTCGTCGTCGACTGCTCGGACCCCTTCACCTTCTGA
- the pstA gene encoding phosphate ABC transporter permease PstA: MATQDRSSYAEGFGQVSRTVGTIFRYLLLASTLFGLVVLSILLVYVANDAIQPLTADAGWHLTFFLTLVLPTLATGGYLAWSNVDALKLGATTLGLFVVGLLFSGGVAIIFIEVLAPLVWFAYVIAFAIAVLVTVALQQRSRQIPFLPRFAIAMFAFYLSLFGFPGIIGGYVGLPQLVPSVASLILFAPIVPLDWIQLTLTVGVFAATPVALYASNISDRRAGLAMGALAVGTVAAAAVVGPAVFGIGPIPSVILASVAVVPTAAYVGGAAVTREQARIGLALPAVIVVGALAGEVLVDTLGYAGPQSWVDWQFLTSDHSGTAANAGLYPAIAGSILLMLTVAALSFPIGVGAALYLEEYAPDNRYTRFIDVNISNLAGVPSVVYGLLGLGLFVTRLGQPTGTILVGGATLALLILPIVIISAREAIRSVPEEMRQASYGMGATRWQTMKNVILPRAFPGILTGTILALGRAIGETAPLIMIGAPNVLFSFPSELSSKVSAMPLQVYSWASYFATSDFYQQAVPAGVVVLVTVLLAMNSIAIVLRNRYERET; encoded by the coding sequence ATGGCGACACAGGACCGCTCCAGCTACGCAGAAGGGTTCGGACAGGTCAGCCGGACCGTCGGGACCATCTTCCGGTACCTGCTGCTCGCCTCGACGCTGTTCGGCCTCGTCGTGCTGTCGATACTGCTGGTGTACGTCGCGAACGACGCCATCCAGCCGCTCACCGCCGACGCCGGCTGGCACCTGACGTTCTTCCTGACGCTCGTGCTCCCGACGCTCGCGACCGGCGGCTACCTCGCGTGGTCCAACGTCGACGCGCTCAAGCTCGGCGCGACGACGCTCGGGCTGTTCGTCGTCGGCCTGCTGTTCAGTGGCGGCGTCGCCATCATCTTCATCGAGGTGCTTGCACCGCTGGTCTGGTTCGCGTACGTGATCGCGTTCGCCATCGCCGTCCTGGTCACGGTCGCTCTCCAGCAACGGAGCCGACAGATCCCGTTCCTGCCCCGGTTCGCCATCGCCATGTTCGCGTTCTACCTCTCGCTGTTCGGGTTCCCGGGTATCATCGGGGGCTACGTCGGACTGCCCCAGCTCGTCCCGAGCGTCGCCAGCCTCATCCTGTTCGCGCCCATCGTCCCGCTCGACTGGATACAGCTCACGCTGACGGTCGGCGTGTTCGCCGCGACGCCCGTCGCCCTCTACGCGTCCAACATCAGCGACCGACGGGCCGGACTCGCGATGGGTGCCCTCGCAGTCGGCACGGTCGCCGCCGCGGCGGTCGTCGGGCCGGCCGTCTTCGGGATCGGACCGATTCCCTCGGTCATCCTGGCGTCGGTCGCGGTCGTCCCGACGGCGGCCTACGTCGGTGGCGCGGCCGTCACCCGCGAGCAGGCACGGATCGGACTCGCCCTGCCGGCGGTCATCGTCGTCGGCGCGCTGGCGGGGGAGGTGCTCGTCGACACGCTCGGCTACGCGGGCCCGCAGTCGTGGGTCGACTGGCAGTTCCTCACCAGCGACCACAGCGGGACCGCTGCCAACGCGGGTCTCTACCCGGCCATCGCGGGCTCCATCCTCCTGATGCTGACCGTCGCCGCGCTCTCGTTCCCCATCGGGGTCGGCGCGGCGCTGTACCTGGAGGAGTACGCCCCCGACAACCGCTACACCCGGTTCATCGACGTGAACATCTCGAACCTCGCGGGTGTGCCGTCGGTCGTCTACGGCCTGCTCGGACTCGGTCTGTTCGTGACCCGCCTCGGACAGCCCACGGGGACCATCCTCGTCGGCGGTGCGACGCTCGCGCTGCTCATCCTCCCCATCGTCATCATCTCGGCGCGGGAGGCCATCCGGAGCGTGCCCGAGGAGATGCGCCAGGCGTCCTACGGGATGGGTGCGACGCGCTGGCAGACGATGAAGAACGTTATCCTGCCGCGTGCGTTCCCCGGTATCCTGACCGGGACCATCCTCGCGCTCGGGCGTGCCATCGGCGAGACCGCACCGCTCATCATGATCGGCGCGCCGAACGTGCTGTTCTCGTTCCCTTCCGAGCTCTCCTCGAAGGTGAGCGCGATGCCGCTGCAGGTGTACAGCTGGGCGAGCTACTTCGCGACGTCGGACTTCTACCAGCAGGCCGTGCCGGCCGGTGTCGTCGTGCTCGTCACCGTCCTGCTGGCGATGAACTCCATCGCGATCGTCTTGCGCAACAGGTATGAGCGAGAAACGTGA
- the pstC gene encoding phosphate ABC transporter permease subunit PstC, with protein sequence MSTDDLTEDLTRNTANAPPELLTRSFFFLCAVLSIFTTLAIIVLLVTEAAKFFTVTAPLVGIEGETASVVEFLTGTEWIINEGKFGVLALVTSTIMVTLGSAIIALPLGVATAIYLSEYADPQIRAVLKPALEILAGIPTVVYGFFALIYITPALRVVFPSIGTFNLLSASIVVGIMIIPMVASISEDAMSAVPDDLRQAGYGMGATKFEVSTGIVVPAALSGILSSFILALSRAIGETMAVTVAAGAQAKFHNPLNPAAYLDGGSPMTATMVNLLTGDITGGGLAYRSLFAIGLTLFVITFAMNVISEWVAQRYREEY encoded by the coding sequence ATGAGCACGGACGACCTCACCGAAGACCTCACACGGAACACGGCCAACGCGCCCCCGGAGCTCCTGACGCGCTCCTTCTTCTTCCTCTGTGCCGTCCTCTCCATCTTCACGACGCTCGCGATCATCGTGCTGCTCGTGACGGAGGCGGCGAAGTTCTTCACAGTCACCGCACCCCTCGTGGGAATCGAAGGGGAGACCGCGTCGGTCGTCGAGTTCCTCACCGGTACAGAGTGGATAATCAACGAGGGCAAGTTCGGCGTCCTCGCACTCGTCACCTCGACCATCATGGTGACGCTCGGCTCGGCCATCATCGCGCTCCCGCTGGGCGTCGCCACCGCCATCTACCTCAGCGAGTACGCCGACCCGCAGATTCGGGCGGTGCTGAAGCCCGCACTCGAGATCCTCGCGGGCATCCCGACCGTCGTCTACGGCTTCTTCGCGCTCATCTACATCACGCCCGCCTTGCGCGTCGTCTTCCCGAGCATCGGCACGTTCAACCTGCTGTCGGCGAGCATCGTCGTCGGCATCATGATCATCCCGATGGTCGCGTCGATCAGCGAAGACGCGATGTCGGCCGTGCCGGACGACCTCCGGCAGGCCGGCTACGGGATGGGCGCGACGAAGTTCGAGGTGTCGACCGGCATCGTCGTCCCGGCCGCGCTCTCGGGCATCCTCTCGTCGTTCATCCTCGCGCTCTCGCGGGCCATCGGTGAGACGATGGCCGTCACCGTCGCCGCGGGCGCACAGGCGAAGTTCCACAACCCGCTCAATCCGGCGGCCTATCTGGACGGCGGCTCGCCGATGACCGCGACGATGGTCAACCTGTTGACCGGCGACATCACCGGCGGCGGGCTCGCCTACCGCAGCCTGTTCGCCATCGGACTCACCCTCTTCGTCATCACCTTCGCCATGAACGTCATCAGTGAATGGGTCGCACAGCGGTACAGGGAGGAGTACTGA
- a CDS encoding TVP38/TMEM64 family protein translates to MRVEFGRRALAGAVVACVVAASLLTSPDAAMGYVATIANDPVAFAAVLVGLYAVRPFLAWPATLLAVVVGYGYGVVIGVPVALAFVVGTSLIPFYATRWFDGGTLEPTDTPDEPDGRLRGHVESYFGATGDVRGVMAARLVPIPADIVSCTAAVSGVSTSAFVAGTLLGELPWTVAAVVVGSSAKELSTGGLGSVGLPLGTVTVAAALALLAGPAYRSYAQSSE, encoded by the coding sequence ATGCGAGTGGAGTTCGGCCGGCGAGCGCTGGCGGGCGCGGTCGTCGCCTGTGTCGTCGCTGCGAGCCTCCTCACCTCGCCGGATGCGGCGATGGGCTACGTCGCCACGATAGCGAACGACCCGGTCGCCTTCGCGGCCGTCCTCGTTGGCCTCTACGCCGTGCGGCCGTTCCTCGCGTGGCCGGCGACGTTGCTCGCGGTCGTGGTGGGCTACGGCTACGGCGTGGTCATCGGGGTGCCGGTCGCGCTGGCGTTCGTGGTCGGCACCTCCCTGATCCCGTTCTACGCGACGCGGTGGTTCGACGGGGGGACGCTGGAGCCGACCGATACGCCTGACGAGCCGGACGGCCGTCTCCGGGGTCACGTCGAGAGCTACTTCGGCGCGACGGGCGACGTGCGCGGGGTGATGGCGGCGAGACTCGTGCCCATCCCGGCCGACATCGTCTCCTGTACGGCGGCGGTCAGCGGCGTCTCGACGTCGGCGTTCGTCGCGGGGACGCTGCTCGGCGAGCTGCCGTGGACCGTCGCGGCGGTCGTCGTCGGCAGTTCGGCGAAGGAGCTCTCGACCGGGGGCCTGGGCTCGGTGGGGCTGCCGCTCGGCACGGTGACAGTCGCTGCCGCGCTCGCGTTGCTCGCGGGCCCGGCGTATCGGAGCTACGCCCAGTCCTCGGAGTAG
- the pstB gene encoding phosphate ABC transporter ATP-binding protein PstB — protein MSNDKVESATEDPTDDDMLLETDVTSGLEEGSQGPRTTHERTIVEAKNVNVWYNDDQALRDITMSVPENKVTAMIGPSGCGKSTFLRCINRMNDMIDAARVEGELYLGEKNVYDADVDPVALRRRVGMVFQKPNPFPKSIYDNVAYGLKIQDIGGDHDAIVEESLKRAALWDEVKDQLHESGLDLSGGQQQRLCIARAIAPDPEVILMDEPASALDPVATSKIEDLIDELAEDYTVIIVTHNMQQAARISDKTAVFLTGGELVEFDDTKKIFENPDNERVEDYITGKFG, from the coding sequence ATGAGTAACGACAAGGTGGAATCGGCGACAGAGGACCCGACGGACGACGACATGCTCCTCGAGACCGACGTGACGTCCGGGCTCGAAGAGGGCAGTCAGGGCCCGCGGACGACACACGAGCGGACCATCGTCGAGGCCAAGAACGTCAACGTCTGGTACAACGACGATCAGGCGCTCCGGGACATCACCATGTCCGTCCCCGAGAACAAGGTCACCGCGATGATCGGCCCCTCGGGCTGTGGGAAGTCGACGTTCCTGCGCTGCATCAACCGGATGAACGACATGATAGACGCCGCCCGCGTCGAGGGCGAGCTCTACCTCGGCGAGAAGAACGTCTACGACGCCGACGTCGACCCCGTCGCGCTGCGCCGCCGGGTCGGCATGGTGTTCCAGAAGCCCAACCCGTTCCCCAAGAGCATCTACGACAACGTCGCCTACGGGCTGAAGATCCAGGACATCGGCGGCGACCACGACGCCATCGTCGAGGAGTCGCTGAAGCGCGCCGCGCTCTGGGACGAGGTGAAGGACCAGCTCCACGAGTCCGGCCTCGACCTCTCCGGCGGACAGCAGCAGCGGCTCTGTATCGCCCGGGCAATCGCGCCAGACCCGGAGGTCATCCTGATGGACGAGCCCGCGAGCGCGCTCGACCCCGTGGCGACCTCGAAGATCGAGGACCTCATCGACGAGCTCGCCGAGGACTACACCGTCATCATCGTCACCCACAACATGCAGCAGGCGGCGCGCATCTCCGACAAGACCGCCGTCTTCCTCACCGGTGGCGAGCTCGTCGAGTTCGACGACACGAAGAAGATATTCGAGAACCCCGACAACGAACGCGTCGAGGACTACATCACCGGCAAGTTCGGATGA
- a CDS encoding adenosylcobalamin-dependent ribonucleoside-diphosphate reductase encodes MSRSELSADELELPVKRTAGDTLAERLTDNAYQNILPARYLRKDADGELIEQQEDLFERVGKNIALAEAVYEAEKQDETITVTPDQLKPDHPRRDELAAEVFGTGVTAEDEAETELSVYNVNKFAYDTVVPELPADVRTHVEDVSEEFQEMMSKLDFMPNSPTLMNAGDELQQLSACFVDSPDDDIDDIHQTAKEAAQVFQSGGGMGYAFWRLRPYGDAVGSTGGIASGPITFMRTFDQMCETIAQGGARRGAQMGVMRISHPDVIQFIHSKNKDVSLAQTLRLNDPDDYTHTSFADALEEARELIDDEGRVPKHLRNAVEGHLSNFNISVGVTDDFMEALEAGEEFTFTNPRTEEPHVATPETKELYEMFGLGEYVEVGEVLSMPAEVIWEDIVEGAHENGEPGVIYLERVNKMHSFDVEEHPDHRILATNPCGEQPLEEYEACNLGHINLSTLADLDAPDWRVWSEQHADEYDDMAAAIDAFLEEAIDVEEFDRRIEMGTRFLENVVTMSDFPVKKIEEKVRAMRKIGLGVMGLAQLYVQLGIEYGSEPGNEVARQLMRHINHGSKWASHELAEERGSFDDWGDSKYANPTEYADWFEHHTGLDAEEWADGFPIRNHNTTTIAPTGTTSMVGNTTGGCEPIYNVAYYKNVSDDVQGDEMLVEFDDYFLRVLEANDIDVDAVKAEAEEQMAENEFDGVEGLEAVPNAITELFVTTQDLAGKEHAAVQCACQEGVDSAISKTCNFPNDASVEDMDEVYRYIYRNGGKGVTVYRDGTRSKQVLTTRADNADFADEDEAAEQLVAQIEEIFGGIEGFLDNDDVQAALDREVAGLLEAADEGVAYADKRPRPDVLHGVTQRIDTGYGKLYVNINEDEQGRPFELFANIGNSGGFTASFTEALAKTISTALRSGVDPEEIANELEGIRSPKVAWDKGEQIQSIPDAIGTAMRRYLDGDIEKAHYPQQATLDETAAEEAEREAAAAESRETDGGAAVADAGTDDTSDDTQSLIDAGESPECPDCGSMTLYYSEGCKTCESCGWSEC; translated from the coding sequence ATGAGTCGGTCGGAGCTGTCCGCCGACGAACTCGAGCTGCCGGTCAAGCGCACCGCGGGCGACACCCTCGCGGAGCGCCTGACCGACAACGCGTACCAGAACATCCTGCCGGCACGCTACCTCCGGAAGGACGCCGACGGCGAGCTCATCGAGCAGCAGGAGGACCTCTTCGAGCGTGTCGGGAAGAACATCGCGCTCGCGGAGGCCGTCTACGAGGCCGAGAAGCAGGACGAGACCATCACGGTGACGCCGGACCAGCTCAAGCCGGACCACCCGCGACGGGACGAGCTGGCCGCCGAGGTCTTCGGCACGGGAGTCACTGCCGAGGACGAGGCGGAGACCGAGCTCAGCGTCTACAACGTCAACAAGTTCGCCTACGACACCGTCGTCCCGGAGCTGCCCGCGGACGTCCGCACGCACGTCGAGGACGTCTCCGAGGAGTTCCAGGAGATGATGTCGAAGCTCGACTTCATGCCGAACTCGCCGACGCTCATGAACGCGGGCGACGAGCTCCAGCAGCTCTCGGCCTGCTTCGTCGACTCGCCCGACGACGACATCGACGACATCCACCAGACCGCCAAGGAGGCGGCCCAGGTGTTCCAGTCCGGCGGTGGCATGGGCTATGCCTTCTGGCGGCTCCGCCCCTACGGTGACGCGGTCGGTTCGACCGGCGGTATCGCCTCCGGCCCGATCACCTTCATGCGGACGTTCGACCAGATGTGCGAGACCATCGCGCAGGGCGGCGCACGACGCGGCGCACAGATGGGCGTGATGCGCATCTCGCACCCCGACGTCATCCAGTTCATCCACTCGAAGAACAAGGACGTCTCGCTCGCCCAGACCCTCCGTCTGAACGACCCCGACGACTACACGCACACCTCCTTCGCGGACGCACTGGAGGAGGCCCGCGAGCTCATCGACGACGAGGGCCGCGTCCCGAAGCACCTCCGCAACGCCGTCGAGGGCCACCTCTCGAACTTCAACATCTCCGTCGGCGTCACCGACGACTTCATGGAGGCCCTCGAAGCGGGCGAGGAGTTCACGTTCACCAACCCGCGCACCGAGGAACCCCACGTCGCGACGCCCGAGACCAAGGAGCTCTACGAGATGTTCGGCCTCGGCGAGTACGTCGAGGTCGGCGAGGTCCTCTCGATGCCCGCCGAGGTCATCTGGGAGGACATCGTCGAGGGCGCACACGAGAACGGCGAGCCCGGCGTCATCTACTTAGAGCGCGTCAACAAGATGCACAGCTTCGACGTCGAGGAGCACCCGGACCACCGCATCCTCGCGACGAACCCCTGCGGCGAGCAGCCCCTCGAGGAGTACGAGGCCTGCAACCTCGGGCACATCAACCTCTCGACGCTGGCGGACCTCGACGCACCCGACTGGCGCGTCTGGTCCGAACAGCACGCCGACGAGTACGACGACATGGCGGCGGCCATCGACGCCTTCCTCGAGGAGGCCATCGACGTCGAGGAGTTCGACCGCCGCATCGAGATGGGGACGCGCTTTTTGGAGAACGTCGTCACGATGTCGGACTTCCCCGTAAAGAAGATCGAGGAGAAGGTCCGCGCGATGCGCAAGATCGGCCTCGGCGTGATGGGGCTGGCACAGCTCTACGTCCAGCTCGGCATCGAGTACGGCTCCGAGCCCGGCAACGAGGTCGCCCGCCAGCTCATGCGCCACATCAACCACGGCTCGAAGTGGGCCTCGCACGAACTCGCCGAGGAGCGCGGTTCCTTCGACGACTGGGGCGACTCGAAGTACGCGAACCCCACGGAGTACGCCGACTGGTTCGAGCACCACACCGGCCTCGACGCCGAGGAGTGGGCCGACGGCTTCCCCATCCGGAACCACAACACGACGACCATCGCACCGACCGGGACGACCTCGATGGTCGGCAACACGACCGGTGGCTGTGAGCCCATCTACAACGTCGCCTACTACAAGAACGTCTCCGACGACGTGCAGGGCGACGAGATGCTCGTCGAGTTCGACGACTACTTCCTCCGCGTGCTGGAGGCCAACGACATCGACGTCGACGCCGTCAAGGCAGAGGCCGAGGAGCAGATGGCCGAGAACGAGTTCGACGGCGTCGAGGGCCTCGAAGCCGTGCCGAACGCCATCACGGAGCTGTTCGTCACCACGCAGGACCTCGCCGGCAAGGAGCACGCCGCCGTGCAGTGTGCCTGCCAGGAGGGCGTCGACTCCGCCATCTCGAAGACCTGCAACTTCCCGAACGACGCCTCCGTCGAGGACATGGACGAGGTGTACCGCTACATCTACCGCAACGGCGGCAAGGGCGTCACCGTCTACCGCGACGGCACCCGCTCGAAGCAGGTCCTCACCACGCGTGCGGACAACGCCGACTTCGCCGACGAGGACGAGGCCGCGGAGCAGCTCGTCGCCCAGATCGAGGAGATCTTCGGCGGCATCGAGGGCTTCCTCGACAACGACGACGTGCAGGCCGCACTCGACCGCGAGGTCGCAGGACTGCTCGAAGCCGCCGACGAGGGCGTCGCCTACGCCGACAAGCGCCCACGCCCGGACGTACTCCACGGCGTGACCCAGCGCATCGACACCGGCTACGGCAAGCTCTACGTCAACATCAACGAGGACGAGCAGGGCCGGCCGTTCGAGCTGTTCGCCAACATCGGCAACTCCGGTGGCTTCACCGCCTCCTTCACCGAGGCGCTGGCGAAGACCATCTCGACGGCGCTCCGCTCGGGCGTCGACCCCGAGGAGATCGCCAACGAGCTGGAGGGCATCCGCAGCCCGAAGGTCGCCTGGGACAAGGGCGAGCAGATCCAGTCCATCCCGGACGCCATCGGCACCGCGATGCGGCGCTACCTCGACGGCGACATCGAGAAGGCCCACTACCCGCAGCAGGCCACGCTCGACGAGACCGCCGCCGAGGAGGCCGAGCGCGAGGCAGCGGCCGCGGAGTCCCGCGAGACCGACGGCGGCGCGGCCGTCGCCGACGCCGGCACGGACGACACCAGCGACGACACGCAGTCGCTCATCGACGCCGGGGAGAGCCCCGAGTGCCCCGACTGCGGGTCGATGACGCTGTACTACTCCGAGGGCTGCAAGACCTGCGAGTCCTGCGGCTGGTCGGAGTGCTGA
- a CDS encoding phosphate signaling complex PhoU family protein — translation METRKVQVTGGSTFTVSLPKSWATDNGVSAGTTVEFYPEDDSLLLTPQSEVQRTKGHLDVSDLDGDRLTRAVMTMYVSGFDIISLEASRITTDQRRAIREATQSLVGVEVLEETGDKVVIQDLLDSSELSIHNAVTRMRLIAESMLHDAVVALVEDDDDMARDVRERDDDVDRLWFVVSRIFRATLRSPRAAEELGLPRETCFDYHSSARQLERIGDHAAKIASHALNMDEIDGELGEALLALHDDSAEVLEHAMDALFADESDEATRLANTARESILDIDEHTRGIDELLRERDPHTAQSIGLVVDSLSRSADYAGNIAETALQKAAPRP, via the coding sequence ATGGAGACCCGCAAGGTCCAGGTGACGGGGGGTTCGACGTTCACCGTCTCGCTACCGAAGTCGTGGGCGACGGACAACGGGGTCTCGGCCGGGACGACGGTCGAGTTCTACCCCGAGGACGACTCGCTGCTGCTGACGCCCCAGAGCGAGGTCCAGCGGACGAAGGGCCACCTCGACGTGTCCGACCTCGACGGCGACCGACTCACGCGCGCGGTGATGACGATGTACGTCTCCGGCTTCGACATCATCTCGCTGGAGGCCAGCCGCATCACCACCGACCAACGGCGCGCCATCCGCGAGGCCACGCAGAGCCTCGTCGGCGTCGAGGTGCTGGAGGAGACCGGCGACAAGGTCGTCATCCAGGACCTGCTCGACTCCTCCGAGCTGAGCATCCACAACGCGGTCACCCGGATGCGCCTCATCGCCGAGTCGATGCTCCACGACGCCGTCGTCGCCCTCGTCGAGGACGACGACGACATGGCCCGCGACGTGCGCGAACGCGACGACGACGTGGACCGCCTCTGGTTCGTCGTCTCCCGCATCTTCCGGGCCACCCTGCGCTCGCCGCGTGCCGCCGAGGAACTGGGCCTGCCCCGCGAGACCTGCTTCGACTACCACTCCAGCGCCCGCCAGCTCGAACGCATCGGCGACCACGCCGCCAAGATCGCCTCCCACGCGCTCAACATGGACGAGATCGACGGCGAACTCGGCGAGGCCCTCCTCGCACTCCACGACGACTCCGCGGAGGTGCTCGAACACGCGATGGACGCCCTGTTCGCCGACGAGAGCGACGAGGCGACCCGGCTCGCCAACACCGCTCGCGAGAGCATCCTCGACATCGACGAGCACACCCGGGGTATCGACGAACTCCTCCGCGAGCGCGACCCCCACACCGCCCAGTCCATCGGGCTCGTCGTCGACTCGCTGTCGCGCTCCGCGGACTACGCCGGCAACATCGCCGAGACCGCACTCCAGAAGGCCGCGCCGCGTCCCTGA
- the phoU gene encoding phosphate signaling complex protein PhoU has protein sequence MARENYQEKLDSLEEDILYMSEVVVDRLRTALTALENKDDDAAWEVIDGDSEVNSLYLDIEQQCVDLLALQQPVAGDLRFIAASFKIITDLERIGDLATNLGEYTLDARQDVFPEVDVQAIGDQTVAMVEKAMQAYADQDTEACFEINESDDELDAMCEHASQSVVRDLIESELDDGTEVETVLEDVSRLLLTVRDLERIGDHAVNIAARTLYMVENDDELIY, from the coding sequence ATGGCCAGAGAAAACTACCAGGAGAAACTGGATAGTCTCGAAGAGGACATCCTCTACATGAGCGAGGTCGTCGTCGACCGACTGCGAACCGCGCTCACCGCCCTCGAGAACAAGGACGACGACGCGGCGTGGGAGGTCATCGACGGCGACAGCGAGGTCAACTCGCTCTACCTCGACATCGAACAGCAGTGCGTCGACCTGCTGGCCCTCCAGCAGCCCGTCGCGGGCGACCTCCGCTTCATCGCCGCGTCGTTCAAGATCATCACCGACCTGGAGCGCATCGGCGACCTCGCGACGAACCTCGGCGAGTACACGCTCGACGCCCGACAGGACGTCTTCCCGGAGGTCGACGTGCAGGCCATCGGCGACCAGACCGTCGCGATGGTCGAGAAGGCGATGCAGGCCTACGCCGATCAGGACACCGAGGCCTGCTTCGAGATCAACGAGAGCGACGACGAGCTCGACGCGATGTGCGAGCACGCCAGCCAGTCCGTCGTCCGCGACCTCATCGAGAGCGAGCTCGACGACGGCACCGAGGTCGAGACCGTGCTCGAGGACGTCTCGCGGCTGCTGCTCACCGTTCGTGACCTCGAACGTATCGGCGACCACGCGGTCAACATCGCCGCGCGGACGTTGTACATGGTCGAGAACGACGACGAACTGATCTACTGA